A single genomic interval of Lathyrus oleraceus cultivar Zhongwan6 chromosome 7, CAAS_Psat_ZW6_1.0, whole genome shotgun sequence harbors:
- the LOC127102645 gene encoding uncharacterized protein LOC127102645: MSSSSNNERNMVTHPPKVETPTPPPSSSSRLEFHHTLVVFNIRNNISIVLDVETDSYDTCAKLFRVHFCSYWVLYHIVPSDNKPPPPLTDPTYDMWATLDATVLQWIYSIIFVDLQTTIIEPGSTTLASRKRLANLF; the protein is encoded by the coding sequence ATGTCTTCCTCCTCCAACAACGAAAGAAACATGGTGACTCATCCTCCTAAGGTGGAAACCCCGACACCGCCTCCTTCATCCTCTTCCAGGCTGGAATTTCACCACACTCTCGTTGTTTTCAACATTAGGAATAATATTTCTATTGTGCTTGACGTGGAAACTGATAGCTACGACACATGTGCGAAGCTATTTCGCGTTCATTTCTGCTCTTACTGGGTCCTATATCATATCGTGCCATCAGATAACAAGCCTCCACCGCCTCTCACTGACCCCACTTATGACATGTGGGCCACCTTAGATGCAACTGTACTTCAGTGGATATATTCCATTATTTTTGTTGACTTGCAAACCACCATTATAGAACCTGGCTCCACAACTTTGGCTTCCAGGAAGCGTTTGGCTAACCTCTTCTAG